A part of Entelurus aequoreus isolate RoL-2023_Sb linkage group LG03, RoL_Eaeq_v1.1, whole genome shotgun sequence genomic DNA contains:
- the LOC133646309 gene encoding large ribosomal subunit protein uL13-like, producing MADRFNKVLILDGRGHLLGRLTAIVAKQILLGQKIVVVRCEGINISGNFYRNKRMLPHKTKRGQAALDRMKVLDGIPPPYNKRKRMVVPAALKIVRLKPTRKFALLGHLAHEVGWKYQAITATLEEKRKVKAQIHYTKKKDTIKLTKQAEKNTQSKIYQYTDLLKHYGVLV from the exons ATGGCGGACCGCTTCAACAAG GTTCTGATACTGGATGGCAGAGGCCATCTGCTCGGTCGGCTGACTGCCATTGTGGCTAAGCAGATCTTGCTCG GACAGAAAATTGTGGTGGTCCGGTGTGAAGGCATCAACATCTCCGGCAACTTCTACCGTAACAAAC GCATGCTGCCCCACAAAACCAAGAGAGGCCAGGCTGCCCTGGATAGGATGAAGGTGTTAGATGGCATCCCCCCACCCTACAACAAG AGGAAGCGCATGGTGGTCCCAGCTGCTCTTAAAATTGTGCGTCTGAAGCCCACTCGTAAG TTTGCCCTCCTGGGACATTTGGCCCATGAGGTGGGCTGGAAGTACCAGGCCATCACTGCCACACTGGAGGAGAAGAGGAAAGTCAAGGCTCAGATTCACTACACCAAGAAAAAGGACACCATCAAACTAACCAAACAGGCAGAGAAGAACACCCAGAGCAAAATCTATCAATACACAGATCTTCTCAAACATTACGGAGTTCTTGTCTAA